Proteins encoded in a region of the Mucilaginibacter sabulilitoris genome:
- a CDS encoding SixA phosphatase family protein — protein MKRLILIRHAKATHESGYADFDRPLKQSGMQDALFMANILKERALIPEIVITSPALRTLTTAQIFAEHLHLPPSDTDEKIYEANERTLINIINNLPNEYDFIALVGHNPGISQILYYLTGQMRDVPTCAVALISFDNDDWRSISNEDGHLAFYDSPKG, from the coding sequence ATGAAAAGACTAATACTGATCAGGCACGCTAAAGCAACACACGAAAGTGGTTATGCTGATTTTGACCGACCGCTGAAGCAATCTGGCATGCAGGATGCTCTTTTCATGGCCAATATTTTAAAGGAGCGAGCCCTCATCCCTGAAATTGTTATAACCAGTCCGGCGTTGCGTACCTTGACCACCGCACAGATATTTGCAGAACACCTGCACCTGCCACCATCAGATACTGACGAAAAAATATACGAAGCCAACGAACGTACACTGATAAATATCATTAATAACCTGCCAAACGAATATGATTTTATTGCCTTAGTTGGGCATAATCCGGGTATCAGCCAAATATTGTATTACTTAACCGGCCAAATGCGCGATGTTCCCACCTGCGCGGTTGCATTAATCAGCTTTGATAACGACGATTGGCGCTCTATCAGCAACGAAGATGGCCATTTAGCATTCTACGATTCGCCCAAGGGGTAA
- the dprA gene encoding DNA-processing protein DprA: protein MKKAEKELVFIEKQEIEPIFYTDSRYPKRLKTCNDSPVLLYTKGNMDLNPPHVISIVGARNATDYGKQLCRALIEELQQYNVLIVSGLALGIDVAAHKECLRLNMPTVGVLGHGLDRLYPSQNRVTADKMLENGGLLSEYPSGTVPDRENFPQRNRIVAGIADAAVVVEAGIKGGALITAEIANSYNKDVFAFPGRLGDDCSEGCNFLIRHNKAALLTCVADLAFSLGWEKTGDAKPIEQFSLPVAIDDLTIKANMPMSALAMNLLNMEMQGYIRSLPGKTYKVS, encoded by the coding sequence CTGAAAAAGGCCGAAAAAGAACTGGTATTTATCGAAAAACAAGAAATAGAGCCTATATTTTATACCGATAGCAGGTATCCAAAAAGGTTAAAAACCTGCAACGATTCGCCTGTGTTGTTGTACACGAAAGGTAATATGGATCTAAATCCGCCGCACGTAATCAGTATCGTTGGTGCACGTAACGCTACCGACTATGGTAAACAACTGTGCAGAGCGCTTATTGAAGAGCTGCAACAGTATAATGTGTTAATTGTAAGCGGTTTAGCCTTGGGGATTGATGTTGCTGCTCATAAAGAATGCCTGAGGCTTAATATGCCTACGGTGGGGGTGCTGGGTCACGGGCTTGATAGGCTTTATCCAAGTCAGAACCGTGTAACGGCCGATAAGATGCTCGAAAATGGCGGTCTGCTAAGCGAATATCCATCAGGTACAGTGCCCGACAGGGAGAACTTTCCGCAGCGGAACCGTATTGTTGCCGGTATTGCCGACGCTGCCGTTGTGGTGGAGGCGGGCATAAAAGGCGGCGCTTTAATAACTGCGGAGATTGCCAATTCCTATAATAAAGATGTATTCGCGTTCCCTGGCAGACTGGGTGATGATTGTTCTGAGGGATGTAATTTCTTGATCCGCCACAACAAAGCGGCATTGCTTACCTGTGTGGCCGATCTCGCTTTTAGCCTAGGATGGGAGAAAACAGGAGACGCAAAACCCATTGAACAATTTAGCCTGCCTGTAGCCATTGATGATTTAACTATAAAGGCCAATATGCCGATGAGCGCGCTGGCCATGAACCTGCTGAATATGGAAATGCAGGGATATATCCGTTCCTTACCGGGGAAAACCTATAAGGTGAGTTGA
- a CDS encoding helix-hairpin-helix domain-containing protein, which produces MPVHNYCIQPKSIPAQLKHSLIHQIALTFIKTLGPVTAKSLIAYLGSEEEIFRTSPAKMSRIRGIGDKRASQ; this is translated from the coding sequence ATGCCCGTACATAATTATTGTATACAGCCGAAATCTATACCTGCACAGCTAAAACATTCATTAATCCATCAAATAGCGTTAACATTTATAAAAACCTTGGGCCCGGTTACGGCTAAATCGCTCATAGCTTATTTGGGTAGCGAGGAAGAAATCTTCAGAACATCGCCTGCTAAAATGAGCAGGATACGGGGCATAGGCGACAAAAGGGCCTCGCAGTGA
- a CDS encoding BlaI/MecI/CopY family transcriptional regulator — protein MNIKELTKAEEQIMQILWQLKEAIVKDVVEQMPDPKPAYNTVSTVIRVLESKGFIDHKAYGNSHVYFPLISDDQYKKFTFDKMMKNYFSNSYQSLVSFIVDEKKLGIKELDELTSLIDQLKNKKP, from the coding sequence ATGAATATTAAAGAATTAACCAAAGCCGAAGAACAGATAATGCAGATACTCTGGCAGTTGAAAGAGGCCATTGTAAAAGATGTTGTTGAACAAATGCCCGATCCAAAACCCGCCTATAACACTGTATCAACGGTGATAAGGGTATTGGAAAGTAAAGGGTTTATTGACCATAAAGCTTACGGTAACTCGCACGTTTATTTTCCGCTTATAAGCGATGACCAGTACAAAAAGTTCACGTTTGATAAGATGATGAAAAACTATTTCAGCAATTCCTACCAAAGCCTGGTATCGTTTATTGTTGACGAAAAGAAACTCGGCATAAAGGAACTGGACGAATTGACATCCTTAATTGATCAACTTAAAAACAAAAAACCATGA